The stretch of DNA GCTAGAATTCCTGTACGAACCGGTTGGTTGGGCGAGCAACGTTGGGGCTTGCTGAATGATATTCGACGTTTAGATAAGCAGCGCTGGCCTATGACCGTGCAACGCTTTATCGCGCTTGGGCTGGCCAAAGACGATCCGGTTCGGCCGATTTCTGAGGTGCCGGCCCCATTACTCGAAGTCGATGCTGAATCGGTAGCGCAGGTCTTAAAAGCGAATGCCTTGCATCGTGACAAGCGGATCTTGGTTTTATGCCCAGGCGCTGAGTTTGGGCCCTCTAAGCAATGGCCCGCAGAGCATTATGCTAGCTTGGCCAGACACTATTTAGGTGAAGGTTGGCAGGTATGGTTAATGGGCTCTGATAAGGACCTGCCGACGTGCCAGCAGATATCGCTCGCGAATGAGAATCAATGTGAAGTGTTAGCCGGCAAGACTACCTTGCCTCAGGCCGTAGATTTGATGTCATTGGCATCATTGGTTGTGAGTAATGATTCGGGCTTGATGCATATAGCGGCGGCGTTGCAGAGGCCGTTAGTGGCGATTTATGGCTCAACTGACCCAGGGCATACTCCACCGCTCAGCGCTAACCATGTGGTGGCACGCCTCGGTTTGGATTGCAGCCCTTGTTTTAAGC from Arenicella xantha encodes:
- the waaF gene encoding lipopolysaccharide heptosyltransferase II; the protein is MSDSIKKYLIIGPSWVGDMVMAQSLFIDIKQREPHAHIDVLAPAWTAAIVDRMPQVSELVAANFNHGKLSLAERFCLGKALRSKGYTHAILLPNSLKSAIVPAVARIPVRTGWLGEQRWGLLNDIRRLDKQRWPMTVQRFIALGLAKDDPVRPISEVPAPLLEVDAESVAQVLKANALHRDKRILVLCPGAEFGPSKQWPAEHYASLARHYLGEGWQVWLMGSDKDLPTCQQISLANENQCEVLAGKTTLPQAVDLMSLASLVVSNDSGLMHIAAALQRPLVAIYGSTDPGHTPPLSANHVVARLGLDCSPCFKRECPLQHLNCLVQLSPEHVIKLSAAV